The DNA sequence CCGCTTATACTCGCGTATATCCCGTATGGATTCAATTGCTCCGGTGATCCCACCCTCTGCATCGTAGAGGGGGGATGCGGTGAACCATAGGTGTGCACCATCCTTGCCGCGAAGATGCGGCAGGAATACCTCGCCAAATATCTTGCGTTTATCTTCGCAGTTCAGCACAGGATAGACAACCTCTTTACAGAGGTCTTTGTGGAGAACCAAATCGATGAGAATCGGACGCCGGTGACCGTAAAAAGGAAGGGCATATTCGTAGTTTCCCCTTCCGAGTATCTGAGATGCGGAAATCCCACTCATCTCCTCCATCGCCCGGTTCCACGCGATCACCCTCCCCCGGGTATCGATGGCAAAGGTGGCATCGGGAAGAAAATTGATGACGTCCGCCATCCACCGTTCATGTTCAAGGAGGCGCATCTCCGTTCGCCTCTTCTCAACCGCCCGGCAGATGACATTCCGGAGTTCACTATACTGGACATGAGGGTTTCCTCCTTTCTGGACATAATAGTCCACACCGGCATTCATTGCCTCGATAACAACTTCCTCGCGACCCCTTCCGGTGAAGATGAAAAAGGGAATAGTGTTTCCGGCGGCACGCAGGGCCTGTAAAAATTCAATTCCGTTCATCCCCGGCATCTGGTAATCGGACACGACCGCATCATATTCTCCCTCCAGAATCATCCGAATGCCATCTTCGGCAGAGACTGCGGTATCCACGGTAAATTTCCCGGTGCGTTCTAGAAATATTTTCGTAATATCAAGAAGGGTTGGTTCATCATCGACGTACAAGAGGGAAATGGCCCCTACCACATCTATTTGCATATCACATGACATTCTCCAATCCCCCCAATATAACCATACCTAATTTAGAATCAAGCGATTATTAAGGATATGCTTATTGCCCCGATAAACGAAGACGCATCAGACGATGCCCAATTGACATATAAATCTATTCATACCATTACAAACGGGATCTACCCACAGTCTGCGACGATTTCAAATGAAGTGTTACTAAAAAATAGGTAGTGTGACAATCAGGTTCCCCAGTAGGCTTCCCGCACGAGGCCGCGGAATTCCTCCCCGGAGCGGTCGCACTCATCATAGGCCGCGGCAACACCGACGGGAGCCCCGAGTTTGATGAGTGCCGCCGCCGTCATGGCACGGCAGCAGTCCGACGGCTCCTCCCGCATGATTACGATCAGCGGCCCGACCGCCCGTTCGTCGCCTATCTCGGCAAGCGCCCAGATAGCGGGATTTTTGATCGATTCCTCGCGAGCCGCCGCAACCTCAATGAGCGGGTCGACTGATGGTGCTCCCACGCGGGCGAGTGCCATGGCAGAGCGCCAGCGGACATTGCGATCCGCACCGGTGAGAAGTTCCATCAGCGGCGGCACGGCGGACTCCCCTACTGCGCCCAGGGAATTCATCGCCGCAAATCCACCGTAGATGGCCCCTTCCTTCACGCGCTGCACGTAAGGCCTAACATCCGTTCCGGGTTTTTGTGGTACCTCGGTCCGGGGTCTTTGCATTTGAACAACTTCCGGCATCTTTTCTCCCTCCTTATATGCATCACTCACGTGGTCTTCTTAAATAGCAGTTTACGAAGCAGAAGAGCGAGTCGGCTCTGCTGAGCATAGTTTTATTATCCACGTTCGCATGGACCGCCGCCGCTGTACTGCCTATGAGATGCCCGGTATGTCGCCAAACCAGCCAACCAGCCCGAGCCGTTCACCGTCATCATCCCTGAGAAGTGCGAACGTCCCCTGCACGGAAAATGACGAACGGTCCCGCCGGAGCCCGGTGACGACACCCGACCATGGATCCAGTGCCCAATCCATCCCTCCATCTGCCGTCCAGAGCTCCGATGCGTCCATGCCTGCCACATCGTCAAGGGATTCATATCCCCACATCGCAAGAAACGCCGCGTTTACGTATCGCAGATGCCTGTTTGCATCGGCCACCGCAACGGCGCATGGGAGGGAGGCAAGCGCCATATCCATTATTCTCAGCTCTTCGCCGACGGCCTTGAGATCTTCGATGTCATCCAGGAGTATTGATTGCGCCCGCCGCAGTTCGGTGACATCTTCGTAGGTGACGTAGTGACTCTGGTCACAGAAGAGAATAGGCCGGAAGATCACCGTTTTCCTCTCCCCATTTTTGCAGGTCACCTCGTACATCCGGGGACGAACCTGATTTTCCCCCGCTTTATCGACATCCTTCTTCCAGGTGGCGATCACGTCCCTGCGGACAGCTGCATCGGGAAACGCACGGGCAAACCATTCTTTGCCGGTCGGGATGTCGTCGAGGGTATACCCAAACACCTCGATGAATTTGCGGTTTATGAAGGTATAGCGCCCCTCCGCATTGATGATGGCAGCCGGGAAGGGGAAGAGTTCCACCACCTGCCGGAACCGCTGATTGCTTCGGCGCAGCCGTTCCTCCGTCATCCGTTTGGAGATTGCAATCGATGCCTGCCGGATAAAGGATTCGAGCGCATGAACATCCTCGATCTCCTCGTCCGCCGCAAGGAATACTCCGACATCCCCGAGAAGCTGACCCTTCCAGACGAGGAAGGTCATGTAGGCCTTGCCGATATTGCACGTCGTGACAACCTGTTCGCAGACGTCCTCCGGAATCTGTCCGAAGGCGAGGTCATAAAACGAAAATACACCTTTCGCCGGCCGTGCCTCCAGTGGAATCTCACGTACGCCATACTCAATCTCACCAGGATTTTCAAGGAAGGGGGAGAGGAACACCTCGTCGAGTGGAAAGGGCATCCCCACAGGGTCTCGCCCCAGGAGAGAAATCAGCTCTTGACGGAATAGCTCATCCATCACAGAACGGACGAAGAAGGTATTCTTCGCTTCATCATAAGACTGGACAAACACCTTCCCCTCCGGTATGAACTCGATGATGAGTTCGCCAATACGCTGGTACACGTCCGTATCATCCGGGAGGTCGACGAAATCCATCGCAGATTTTGCGAGAAACTCCATGTTTCGCACATATCGTTTCTTCTCGGTGATGTCCTCCAGAACAATCGTCCTTCCCCGCTCCCCGTGGTCGAAGACGGTTGGGACCACCTGCATCTGGTAGAAGAACTCCTCCCCGTCGGGGCGGTACCTCACATCGGTGATATACTGTTCCCGCTCCACCCCCTCGATGAGGGCGAGCGTCTCCGGCGTCGATACGACAGGGAGGGCAACCTCCCTGACGTTCTCGCCAAGAATCTCTTCCTTTTTCCGCCCGGCGATGCTGAGAAAACGATCGTTGATCTGGAGGATATTGCCACAACGGTCGAGAACGACGATGAGGTTGCTGGTAAAACAGAGAAACGCAGACATCGGAACCCTCTGGGCGAGCGAATAGACCTTTGCATTGCCGACGGTGCGCATATCGACCTGTCCTCCCACCCGCAGCACCTCGAGGTGCTTCGAGACGGAGTTGCGGGTCAGCCCCGTATGTTTCGCAATCTCGGTGATGGTCATCCCCCGCGGCCGGAGCCTGAGAGTCCGCAGGATGCGGTTGGACGACCCCTGATCCTCATCCATATTTAAGAAAGCTCTATACCCACCATTCTATAAAACAGTAACATATAGGCAGGAAAATTAACAATAAACGCTGAATTTAGCGCATTTTATAAATCTTTGATGACATTTGACGCGCTGTTTTCGTAGGAAACCACCCATTGCAAAAATATGGGTGGTATAGGCAGAAGGCAATGTTCAAAGGGTCACTATGGCAAAAAATGGGAATCGATACTCCTGAACCACCCTCGCAGGTGATGAAACCCCTCGGAGATCTCTTGCATCGGTACGCCACCTTGCGCAGGTGCATTCCCCGGAGGGTTCAACTTTTTAATCGGGCAGATTATCCTGCGTTTCCAATTTTGATAATATATTCAGCCCATTTGCCTACCGACCAAATAACTAAAATTAAATAGTTTTAATATCAATTCATTTTACTCAAATATATTTGAGTTAGAACAACTGTGTTGGTTTTGATTGCATATGCATATTATGGAAGGTTTTCTGCCCAGTCCTTGGTGGCAGATATGGTGGATTCTGGCACTTCCGTGCCTGATCTATGGATTATTCAAATTGAAGAAAATCATGAATGAAAACCGTGAAGTGCTCCCTCTCCTTGGTGTTGCGGGCGGATTTATCTTTGTTCTCTCCGCACTGAAACTCCCCTCGGTAACCGGCAGTTGTTCGCACCCGACCGGAACGGCACTGTCGGCAATCACCTTCGGGCCGTGGATCACCGCCGTCCTGGGATGTATCGTTCTTCTGTTCCAGTCATTGTTCCTGGCCCATGGCGGTCTGACAACCCTCGGTGCTAACATGTTCTCCATGGCTATCGTCGGGCCATTCGTTGGCTACTATGTCTACAAGGGCCTCGACAAGCTGAATGTGAACTTCTTTATCTGTGTCTTCATCGCGGCATTCCTCTGCGATCTGGTCACCTACTGCGTGACCGCACTTGAACTGGCCCTTGCATTCCCTGCAACTTCCGGAGGGCTCCTCCCGTCATTTGCAGCGTTCCTTGGCGTATTTGCCCTAACACAGGTACCCCTTGCGATCATCGAGGGTCTGGTCTTCGTGGTCATCTTCAAGTACATTGTTATTCTGAAACCCGAACTTCTGGTAAAATTGAATGTGCTCACCGAAGAAAAATGGAAAACAGCAAAGGAGGCATGGAAGAATGAAGTATCTTTTTGAAATCATCACCCTGATTGCAATCATCCTCTTTACCGGGGCATTTCTCTATACGGATACGATTGTTCAGGCTTCCGGCGAAGAAGGCTGGGGAGGAACAGACGGTGTGGGTTCCGAGATGGTTGAAGAACTCGGGTATGAGCCATGGATTGACAATTCGGATTATACCTTCACCCCTCCCTCGGGCGAGATCGAATCGTGCCTCTTTGCCCTGCAGGCAGTAATTGGCGGCCTGTTGATCGGATGGATATTCGGCTCCTGGGCAACAGAGAGACGGATAGAGAAAACTTCAAATTAAACTTTTTTTTGAGATTCGATGAATTACGAGTTGTTTGAAAATATCGCT is a window from the Methanovulcanius yangii genome containing:
- a CDS encoding PAS domain S-box protein, whose amino-acid sequence is MDEDQGSSNRILRTLRLRPRGMTITEIAKHTGLTRNSVSKHLEVLRVGGQVDMRTVGNAKVYSLAQRVPMSAFLCFTSNLIVVLDRCGNILQINDRFLSIAGRKKEEILGENVREVALPVVSTPETLALIEGVEREQYITDVRYRPDGEEFFYQMQVVPTVFDHGERGRTIVLEDITEKKRYVRNMEFLAKSAMDFVDLPDDTDVYQRIGELIIEFIPEGKVFVQSYDEAKNTFFVRSVMDELFRQELISLLGRDPVGMPFPLDEVFLSPFLENPGEIEYGVREIPLEARPAKGVFSFYDLAFGQIPEDVCEQVVTTCNIGKAYMTFLVWKGQLLGDVGVFLAADEEIEDVHALESFIRQASIAISKRMTEERLRRSNQRFRQVVELFPFPAAIINAEGRYTFINRKFIEVFGYTLDDIPTGKEWFARAFPDAAVRRDVIATWKKDVDKAGENQVRPRMYEVTCKNGERKTVIFRPILFCDQSHYVTYEDVTELRRAQSILLDDIEDLKAVGEELRIMDMALASLPCAVAVADANRHLRYVNAAFLAMWGYESLDDVAGMDASELWTADGGMDWALDPWSGVVTGLRRDRSSFSVQGTFALLRDDDGERLGLVGWFGDIPGIS
- a CDS encoding HEAT repeat domain-containing protein, translated to MQRVKEGAIYGGFAAMNSLGAVGESAVPPLMELLTGADRNVRWRSAMALARVGAPSVDPLIEVAAAREESIKNPAIWALAEIGDERAVGPLIVIMREEPSDCCRAMTAAALIKLGAPVGVAAAYDECDRSGEEFRGLVREAYWGT
- a CDS encoding energy-coupling factor ABC transporter substrate-binding protein, which encodes MKYLFEIITLIAIILFTGAFLYTDTIVQASGEEGWGGTDGVGSEMVEELGYEPWIDNSDYTFTPPSGEIESCLFALQAVIGGLLIGWIFGSWATERRIEKTSN
- a CDS encoding energy-coupling factor ABC transporter permease; the protein is MEGFLPSPWWQIWWILALPCLIYGLFKLKKIMNENREVLPLLGVAGGFIFVLSALKLPSVTGSCSHPTGTALSAITFGPWITAVLGCIVLLFQSLFLAHGGLTTLGANMFSMAIVGPFVGYYVYKGLDKLNVNFFICVFIAAFLCDLVTYCVTALELALAFPATSGGLLPSFAAFLGVFALTQVPLAIIEGLVFVVIFKYIVILKPELLVKLNVLTEEKWKTAKEAWKNEVSF